Proteins encoded together in one Paenibacillus sp. J23TS9 window:
- a CDS encoding UbiA-like polyprenyltransferase encodes MQAAGVHKMLHKTRQFSELVMFSHTLFSLPFAMISMIWAAGGWPSAHVMLWGLIALIGARNGANAFNRLADRRFDAANPRTAHRHLPRHLLGTREVAVFVAVNYLIFIIAASMLNPLCMALSPVAIVLITTYSYTKRFTWLSHLYLGFVIASAPIGAWFAVTGSFAFTPFVLGTVVMLWIAGFDVIYGTQDIEFDRSNGLWSMPSFFGLKNALLMSKGMHLLMMLLLILLYFTQQLGWLYLIGLFIAIVLLMTEHGIIRPGNTRMMKIASYHLNQIISMVILFFTLMDFFFIK; translated from the coding sequence ATGCAGGCTGCAGGTGTTCATAAGATGCTGCATAAGACTAGGCAGTTCAGCGAGCTGGTTATGTTCTCGCATACATTATTCTCACTGCCTTTCGCCATGATATCCATGATATGGGCTGCCGGAGGCTGGCCGTCCGCGCATGTCATGCTGTGGGGACTGATCGCCCTGATCGGTGCGCGCAACGGGGCGAATGCCTTTAATCGACTTGCCGACCGGCGTTTTGATGCCGCCAATCCCCGGACGGCACATCGCCATTTGCCCCGGCACCTGCTAGGAACCCGGGAGGTGGCCGTATTTGTAGCGGTCAATTACCTGATTTTTATTATTGCGGCTTCGATGCTCAACCCGCTTTGTATGGCGCTCTCACCGGTGGCAATTGTATTGATTACAACCTATTCCTATACAAAGCGTTTTACATGGCTGAGTCATCTCTATCTTGGCTTTGTCATTGCATCTGCGCCCATCGGTGCCTGGTTTGCCGTAACCGGCTCTTTTGCCTTCACGCCTTTCGTATTGGGGACGGTCGTTATGCTGTGGATTGCCGGCTTCGATGTCATTTATGGTACCCAGGATATTGAGTTCGACCGTTCCAACGGCCTCTGGTCCATGCCCAGCTTCTTTGGTCTGAAAAATGCACTCCTGATGTCCAAAGGAATGCATCTGCTGATGATGCTGCTGCTCATTCTGCTGTACTTTACGCAGCAGCTCGGCTGGCTTTATTTGATCGGACTCTTCATTGCCATCGTGCTGCTAATGACGGAGCATGGGATCATTCGTCCGGGCAATACACGCATGATGAAAATAGCTTCCTACCATTTGAATCAGATCATCAGCATGGTGATCCTGTTCTTCACGCTCATGGACTTCTTCTTCATCAAGTAA
- a CDS encoding aspartate aminotransferase family protein, with translation MSEILKPMDTKRILELRGDYFYPCTQHFYRQPPLIVRGVMQYLFDACGKRYTDFFAGVSVVACGHCNPVIAEATAAQLKRLQHTSTIYLTEPNAMLAQRLTEVLPEGLKRTFFVNSGTEANEGALLLARRYTGRRDFIALEHSLHGRSHLTMEVTGLAMWRSDPFLEGSTAFIPRPFQPGLTEGEAAMRSLEALDQVLEQRGGNIAAMIVEPIQGNGGIIIPPAEYFHEVKKRLDRFGILLIADEIQTGFGRTGQMFAMEHFGVAPDIMTMAKALGNGVPVAAFSTTDAIAASMNQPSASTFGGNPVAAVTALAVLDYIRDAGLVSRSKLLGETLHAGLKQMQERYDTLVADVRGSGLMIGAELSGGSPEESARLVDRVLEDMKERGFIIGKNGIHRNVLAFQPPLVITGEDIRLMLDALDQVLTTIRQEADHSEPHLVYGKRE, from the coding sequence ATGTCTGAAATCTTGAAACCAATGGATACGAAAAGGATTCTGGAACTGCGCGGGGATTACTTTTATCCGTGCACGCAGCATTTTTACCGGCAGCCGCCACTCATCGTGCGCGGCGTGATGCAGTACCTGTTCGATGCCTGCGGCAAACGGTACACCGACTTTTTTGCCGGTGTCTCCGTTGTGGCCTGCGGACACTGCAATCCCGTGATCGCCGAGGCAACGGCTGCGCAGCTCAAGCGATTGCAGCATACATCAACGATCTATCTGACGGAGCCGAATGCAATGCTTGCACAGCGTTTGACAGAAGTACTGCCAGAGGGCTTGAAAAGGACGTTTTTTGTAAACAGCGGTACGGAAGCGAATGAAGGGGCGCTGCTGCTGGCACGGAGATATACCGGTCGCAGAGATTTTATTGCACTGGAGCACAGCCTTCACGGACGCAGCCATCTGACGATGGAGGTGACGGGGCTTGCGATGTGGCGTTCAGATCCGTTTCTGGAAGGAAGCACTGCCTTCATCCCGCGTCCTTTTCAGCCGGGGCTTACGGAGGGAGAAGCAGCGATGCGGTCTCTGGAAGCACTGGATCAGGTGCTGGAGCAGCGCGGGGGCAACATTGCGGCCATGATCGTGGAGCCTATCCAGGGAAACGGGGGCATCATCATCCCGCCTGCAGAGTATTTCCACGAGGTCAAGAAACGGTTGGACCGCTTCGGCATTCTGCTTATCGCCGATGAGATCCAGACCGGCTTCGGCCGGACCGGGCAAATGTTCGCCATGGAGCATTTTGGCGTAGCTCCGGACATCATGACGATGGCCAAAGCGCTGGGTAACGGCGTTCCGGTTGCGGCATTTTCCACAACCGATGCAATCGCAGCTTCAATGAACCAGCCGTCGGCCTCCACCTTCGGAGGCAATCCGGTGGCGGCTGTTACCGCTCTTGCCGTCCTTGATTATATCCGGGATGCCGGACTGGTCAGCCGCTCGAAGCTGCTGGGCGAGACGCTCCATGCCGGCTTGAAGCAGATGCAGGAGCGCTATGATACGCTGGTTGCCGATGTCCGGGGCAGTGGGCTTATGATTGGGGCCGAGCTGTCCGGCGGTTCGCCGGAAGAGAGCGCGCGGCTGGTTGACCGGGTGCTCGAGGACATGAAGGAGCGCGGCTTCATCATCGGAAAAAATGGCATTCACCGCAATGTGCTGGCATTCCAGCCGCCTTTGGTCATTACAGGCGAGGACATCCGCCTCATGCTGGATGCACTGGATCAGGTTCTGACGACGATCCGTCAAGAGGCGGATCATTCGGAGCCACACTTGGTATATGGGAAAAGGGAGTGA
- a CDS encoding ATP-binding cassette domain-containing protein, which produces MAIQLEQVSYTYDARSLLRQTALQDVNLELAEGLLTGIAGASGSGKSTLLQLLNGILLPTAGTVRVLDVTLIAGRKPPKLASLRRRVGLVFQFPEQQLFAATLEEDLIFGPLNFGASPEDAARRARKALGQMGLEEALLSRHPLQLSGGQRRKAAIASVLAMDPDILVLDEPGATLDQVSRMELTQLLHRLCREEGKTVIIVTHRLDELLPYADRWMIMHEGRGGFQGTTRGLVDEARQLPGYGLSVPQPIQYWLELEKAYGLQSEEPCLSPSALAERLTQLATTEAKKARAYA; this is translated from the coding sequence ATGGCCATTCAGCTGGAGCAAGTGAGCTATACGTATGATGCGCGCAGCCTGCTCCGGCAGACTGCGCTGCAGGATGTGAATCTTGAGCTTGCGGAGGGACTTCTGACTGGTATCGCCGGTGCATCGGGCTCGGGGAAATCGACACTGCTTCAGCTGCTAAACGGCATCCTGCTCCCAACGGCAGGGACCGTGAGAGTACTGGATGTAACGCTGATTGCCGGGAGAAAGCCGCCGAAGCTGGCATCGCTGCGCAGGAGGGTCGGACTTGTTTTTCAGTTTCCTGAGCAGCAGCTCTTTGCCGCGACGCTTGAGGAGGACCTAATCTTCGGTCCTCTGAATTTTGGAGCATCGCCTGAAGATGCTGCAAGACGGGCCCGGAAGGCACTGGGGCAGATGGGCCTGGAAGAGGCGCTGCTGAGCCGCCATCCGCTGCAGCTAAGCGGGGGCCAGCGGCGCAAGGCGGCAATAGCCTCCGTGCTTGCGATGGATCCGGATATCCTGGTATTGGATGAGCCGGGAGCAACCCTCGATCAGGTCAGCCGGATGGAGCTCACACAGCTGCTTCACAGACTCTGCCGCGAAGAAGGCAAAACGGTCATCATCGTCACGCACCGGCTTGATGAGCTGCTGCCCTATGCGGACCGCTGGATGATAATGCATGAAGGCAGGGGGGGCTTCCAGGGGACAACACGCGGGCTTGTTGATGAAGCACGGCAGCTTCCGGGCTACGGCTTGTCTGTTCCCCAGCCCATCCAATACTGGCTGGAGCTTGAGAAAGCCTATGGATTGCAGAGTGAAGAGCCTTGTCTCAGTCCTTCCGCTCTGGCTGAGCGATTAACCCAGCTTGCTACTACGGAAGCGAAGAAGGCGCGAGCCTATGCGTGA
- a CDS encoding ATP-binding cassette domain-containing protein — MNAMEKIQHKSPILPEYQENLADDVEGISTAGSSKVMTDMVVLEELSFAYDGQHADIHDISLAIGKGEWVTLVGANGCGKSTLTRLMNGLLRTSYGRIYIGGIRLEPGTLGEIRQKVGMVFQNPDNQFIGATVEEDMAFGMEGQCLDAREMRSRIRRYASRLGISDLLHRHPQELSGGQKQRAAVAAILAMEPELIILDEASSMLDGKARGDWLGLLQEMHNEHRYTLLSITHDAEEIAASQRVLVMHQGGLAADLAPQELFRNEGLLRLCRMEPPFGIRLALELEKRGMMPAQQGMADGAANPGLEVNRIWPFSWSK; from the coding sequence ATGAATGCAATGGAGAAGATACAGCATAAGAGCCCTATTTTACCGGAGTACCAGGAAAATCTAGCGGATGACGTAGAGGGAATATCTACAGCAGGAAGCTCGAAAGTCATGACAGATATGGTGGTGCTGGAGGAGTTGTCCTTTGCCTACGATGGGCAGCATGCAGATATTCATGATATATCCCTCGCCATCGGCAAGGGGGAATGGGTCACGCTGGTGGGGGCGAACGGCTGTGGGAAATCTACGCTGACCCGTCTGATGAACGGATTGCTTCGCACCAGCTATGGACGCATTTATATCGGTGGAATACGCCTTGAGCCGGGCACGCTTGGGGAAATCCGACAGAAGGTCGGGATGGTATTCCAAAATCCTGATAATCAGTTCATCGGTGCGACGGTGGAGGAGGACATGGCATTCGGCATGGAAGGACAATGTCTCGATGCCCGGGAAATGCGAAGCAGAATCAGGAGGTACGCCTCACGCCTCGGCATTAGCGATCTCCTTCACCGCCATCCGCAAGAGCTCTCAGGAGGACAAAAGCAGCGTGCGGCTGTAGCAGCCATTCTGGCGATGGAACCTGAGCTGATCATCCTTGATGAGGCTTCCTCTATGCTGGACGGGAAGGCACGCGGGGATTGGCTGGGTCTGCTGCAGGAAATGCACAATGAGCACCGCTACACGCTGCTGTCTATTACGCATGATGCGGAGGAGATTGCTGCTTCGCAGCGCGTATTGGTGATGCATCAGGGAGGTCTGGCAGCCGACCTTGCTCCGCAGGAACTGTTCCGGAATGAGGGCCTGCTGCGGCTGTGCCGGATGGAGCCGCCTTTTGGAATCCGGCTCGCCCTGGAGCTGGAGAAGCGGGGCATGATGCCCGCACAGCAGGGCATGGCAGATGGCGCTGCTAATCCGGGCTTGGAGGTGAATAGGATATGGCCATTCAGCTGGAGCAAGTGA
- a CDS encoding NusG domain II-containing protein — MKRGDLLLISVILAAALLLMVPRWVQGGQISEKNHNNPLTAVIKVEGKVYQTVTLTKEEQTVEIRTKRGYNLVKVHDYGIEMVDADCPDEVCLTFGFKTKKGDTIVCLPHRVIVEVEGAGGEGEGTDATI, encoded by the coding sequence ATGAAACGTGGAGACCTGCTGCTTATTTCCGTGATTTTGGCGGCCGCCCTGCTGTTGATGGTTCCAAGATGGGTTCAAGGCGGACAGATAAGTGAAAAAAATCACAATAATCCGCTGACAGCCGTGATTAAAGTAGAGGGGAAGGTATATCAGACCGTCACGCTCACGAAAGAAGAACAGACGGTTGAGATCCGGACCAAGCGCGGCTACAACCTGGTTAAAGTGCATGACTACGGGATTGAGATGGTGGACGCCGACTGTCCGGATGAGGTATGCCTGACATTCGGCTTCAAAACCAAGAAGGGGGACACCATTGTCTGCTTGCCGCACCGGGTCATCGTCGAAGTAGAAGGCGCGGGCGGAGAAGGGGAGGGTACGGATGCCACTATCTGA
- a CDS encoding energy-coupling factor transporter transmembrane protein EcfT, with protein MREKLLIGRLIDIDSPVHRLDPRAKMTAMLLYAVMVMAARSWPALLCLTAFSVLIMLLTRIPIRMYLKAAKPLRVLMLFILIVQCLAVKGGSVLISAGSWHLDSAGLAAGVYAVMRMGLLVSFTAMLTFTTSPGQLNQALEGMLRPFEHAGIPAERLSLMTGIALRFIPAILDEAQTIMKAQASRGADLRELPWKGKVRMLTALLVPVTVGAFRRAEDLTASMESRGYRIGAPRTRYRPLVWGQGETWFVAAFVLMCLVVIWIGFN; from the coding sequence ATGCGTGAAAAACTGCTGATTGGCAGGCTCATCGATATAGACTCGCCTGTGCACCGCCTGGATCCGCGGGCCAAAATGACCGCCATGCTTCTCTATGCGGTGATGGTGATGGCTGCAAGGTCATGGCCTGCGCTGCTATGCCTGACCGCTTTCTCGGTGCTGATCATGCTCCTGACCCGGATACCGATACGCATGTATCTCAAGGCGGCCAAACCGCTGCGCGTGCTGATGCTGTTCATATTGATCGTGCAATGTCTTGCCGTCAAAGGCGGAAGCGTGCTTATCTCCGCCGGCTCCTGGCATCTGGATTCGGCAGGTCTTGCTGCTGGCGTGTATGCGGTCATGCGTATGGGACTGCTTGTGTCTTTTACGGCTATGCTGACCTTTACGACATCACCTGGACAGCTGAATCAGGCACTTGAAGGAATGCTGAGACCGTTTGAACATGCAGGCATTCCTGCGGAGCGGTTGTCGCTCATGACGGGAATTGCTCTGCGATTCATCCCGGCAATTCTGGATGAGGCTCAGACGATAATGAAGGCGCAGGCTTCGCGCGGCGCGGATTTAAGAGAGCTGCCCTGGAAGGGCAAAGTGCGGATGCTGACGGCGCTGCTGGTTCCAGTGACCGTGGGCGCATTCCGGCGGGCAGAGGATTTGACCGCTTCGATGGAATCGCGGGGCTACCGGATCGGGGCGCCGCGCACAAGGTACCGTCCTTTGGTCTGGGGCCAAGGGGAAACATGGTTTGTGGCTGCATTTGTTCTGATGTGTCTCGTCGTAATATGGATAGGGTTTAACTAA
- a CDS encoding peptidase U32 family protein: MSRWFGKKEIELLAPVGTFEIFKEVIEAPCDAVYLGGPAFNMRLMRKGYNFTLEEITEAVQIAHSLGKKIYVTVNNLLSGAEAQEVREYLVFLEQAGVDALIIQDFAVLSLVRGMGLALPLHASVMMNVHNLEMVKALQELGVTRVVTSREMDLQTARYIQRSSGMELEYFMHGDMCVAHGANCHYSSYVFGMSSSRGKCMKPCRWDYRIKKDGSIYPAEYPLAVKDMYMYEHIPELIEAGICSFKIEGRMRDASFVLMLVNTYADAIDRYIADPVGFNRTQDAQYLYENRKRDFSTAYAFGKPGLANINRRYEGTGKFYSTGRVFSTPTPEREVSDQRISEIRTCLSSVKDAADRTRQEKAAARLAVRVNNMMQARMALEEEVDDLYLSGDVFFPDLPFTQKDIASLCASKGRSRIYLGLPRMMTELHFEQYMQLLSRERLPLDGLLVTNLGAVHAFKGLGYPLIGDTSLNIYNQLAADFYGEQGLERVTVSAEMTAGHLADLLTHSRVPLEMIVHGSPTVMYMEHDLYENTELLEPVGEEDNRYVDNDILVLMTDKGENPVYRDQHGRNHLLLGKELCFLSILPELREAGVSCFRIEGAPYKVHDLQAVIRAYRQALELTTRAEAAESNVLRPVFAGYTLGSLQFN; this comes from the coding sequence GTGTCACGCTGGTTTGGAAAAAAAGAGATTGAGCTGCTGGCGCCCGTTGGTACGTTTGAGATTTTTAAGGAAGTGATTGAGGCGCCCTGCGATGCTGTTTATCTGGGAGGACCCGCCTTCAATATGCGTCTGATGCGCAAAGGCTATAATTTTACACTGGAAGAGATTACAGAGGCGGTACAGATCGCCCATTCGCTTGGCAAAAAGATATATGTGACAGTCAATAATCTGCTGAGCGGGGCGGAGGCTCAGGAAGTGAGAGAGTATCTGGTTTTTCTCGAGCAGGCCGGTGTGGATGCCTTGATTATACAAGATTTTGCAGTGCTGTCGCTGGTGCGCGGCATGGGGCTTGCCCTTCCGCTGCATGCCTCGGTCATGATGAACGTGCATAACCTGGAGATGGTTAAGGCGCTGCAGGAGCTTGGCGTTACGCGCGTCGTTACCTCCAGGGAAATGGATCTACAAACCGCGCGTTATATTCAAAGGTCAAGCGGAATGGAGCTGGAATACTTCATGCATGGCGATATGTGCGTGGCTCATGGTGCGAACTGTCATTACAGCTCCTATGTGTTCGGAATGAGCAGCAGCCGGGGCAAGTGCATGAAGCCCTGCCGGTGGGATTACCGTATCAAGAAAGACGGCAGCATCTATCCTGCCGAGTATCCGCTGGCAGTCAAGGACATGTACATGTATGAGCATATTCCAGAGCTGATTGAGGCGGGAATATGTTCCTTCAAAATTGAAGGGCGGATGCGGGACGCTTCCTTCGTTCTGATGCTCGTGAACACCTACGCCGATGCCATTGACCGTTATATAGCGGATCCTGTTGGGTTCAACCGAACGCAGGATGCACAGTATTTATATGAAAACCGCAAAAGGGATTTTTCAACCGCCTATGCATTCGGCAAACCGGGGCTTGCCAATATAAACCGGCGTTATGAAGGGACGGGCAAGTTCTACAGCACAGGGCGGGTGTTCAGTACCCCAACCCCAGAACGCGAGGTGTCCGATCAGAGAATATCGGAGATACGGACCTGTCTGTCCAGCGTGAAGGACGCGGCGGACAGAACCCGGCAGGAAAAGGCAGCGGCCAGACTGGCGGTAAGAGTCAACAATATGATGCAAGCCCGGATGGCGCTTGAAGAGGAAGTGGATGATCTGTATCTCTCCGGAGATGTCTTCTTTCCGGACCTGCCGTTTACCCAAAAGGATATCGCATCGCTCTGCGCGTCAAAAGGCCGTTCGCGCATTTATCTGGGGCTGCCGCGGATGATGACGGAGCTCCACTTTGAACAATATATGCAGCTGCTCAGCCGTGAACGGCTGCCGCTTGACGGGTTGCTGGTTACCAATCTGGGAGCGGTACATGCATTCAAGGGTTTGGGCTATCCGCTGATCGGAGATACGAGCCTGAATATTTACAACCAGCTCGCGGCTGACTTTTATGGGGAACAGGGCTTGGAGAGGGTGACCGTATCAGCGGAAATGACGGCCGGACATCTTGCCGATCTGCTCACGCATTCCCGCGTGCCGCTGGAAATGATCGTTCACGGTTCTCCTACGGTGATGTATATGGAGCATGATCTGTACGAAAATACGGAGCTGCTGGAGCCGGTCGGTGAAGAGGATAACCGTTATGTCGATAATGATATCCTGGTGCTGATGACGGATAAGGGCGAGAATCCGGTTTACAGGGACCAGCATGGGCGCAATCATTTGCTGCTGGGCAAAGAGCTCTGCTTTCTCTCCATTTTACCGGAGCTCAGGGAAGCGGGTGTGTCCTGTTTCCGGATTGAGGGAGCACCTTATAAGGTGCATGATCTGCAGGCTGTGATTCGGGCGTATCGGCAAGCGCTGGAGCTGACAACGCGAGCGGAGGCTGCGGAATCCAATGTTCTACGGCCTGTATTTGCCGGTTATACACTCGGATCGCTGCAGTTCAACTAA
- a CDS encoding Gx transporter family protein, whose protein sequence is MPLSDEETSLVLKRTVMIAIFAAVAVVLSIAESMIPVNIQIPGAKLGLANIMILTCLYFLRARDALMLVVLKTILTAFIFGTFSSLLFSLFGSLFSFAVMAFLMKLGRRRLSLVGISIAGGIAHNIGQLAAASIVFSTLNIFYYLPALLISGIATGILVGIAVRYLVTSLSRLSLFDPFRKA, encoded by the coding sequence ATGCCACTATCTGATGAAGAAACCTCGCTTGTCTTGAAAAGGACCGTCATGATTGCCATTTTTGCCGCGGTGGCGGTTGTGCTCAGCATTGCTGAATCCATGATCCCGGTGAACATCCAGATTCCGGGTGCCAAGCTGGGTCTCGCGAATATTATGATTTTGACTTGTCTGTATTTTTTAAGGGCAAGGGATGCGCTGATGCTGGTGGTGCTGAAGACAATTTTAACTGCTTTTATCTTCGGAACCTTCTCGAGCCTGTTGTTCAGCCTGTTCGGCTCATTGTTCAGCTTTGCGGTTATGGCATTTCTAATGAAGCTTGGCCGGCGCAGGTTGAGCCTAGTCGGTATCAGTATCGCAGGCGGGATCGCCCACAATATCGGGCAGCTGGCAGCAGCCTCCATCGTCTTTTCCACCTTGAATATTTTCTACTATCTGCCGGCGCTGCTGATCAGCGGTATTGCCACAGGCATCCTGGTGGGGATCGCTGTTCGATATCTGGTAACTTCCTTATCGAGGCTATCCTTGTTTGATCCGTTCCGGAAGGCTTAA
- a CDS encoding polyprenyl synthetase family protein gives MKPSLHEALQIDIKRINREIENIIQYDKDVPRTSVLARSVLQLIRSGGKRLRPMLVIAGSRFGSAVPGRRQLQLAAAAEFIHAASLIHDDIIDRSDLRRGAPSLHTQTGVAEAVHIGNYMSARVVELLAVFTSDHDRFVHDLSSLATAQLCIGEYAQLEHAYDYDLSLAQYLEKTRCKTAQLMATCLRVGALSADVQPETAGRLYRFGESLGMAFQIEDDILDFTATAESLGKPAGSDLRRGQVTLPVLYALTDPVLAPHIRAIQADSSEEQIEYVLQGIRSGDALAQSEQMRRHYLQEAKEAAEPLRGHPAYEQLEVLQRYFGGKTA, from the coding sequence ATGAAGCCGTCCCTGCATGAAGCCCTTCAGATCGATATTAAGCGGATTAATCGTGAAATTGAGAATATCATCCAATACGATAAGGATGTTCCCCGCACCTCCGTGCTTGCCCGCAGCGTGCTGCAGCTGATCCGCTCCGGCGGCAAAAGACTTCGCCCTATGCTCGTCATTGCCGGCAGTCGTTTCGGCAGCGCAGTGCCCGGACGCCGCCAGCTCCAGCTTGCCGCTGCTGCGGAGTTCATTCATGCCGCCTCACTGATTCATGATGATATTATCGACCGTTCAGACCTGCGGCGCGGCGCCCCCTCCCTGCATACGCAGACCGGCGTGGCGGAAGCTGTTCATATCGGAAATTATATGTCAGCAAGGGTCGTCGAGCTGCTTGCTGTCTTCACCTCGGATCATGACCGCTTTGTCCATGACCTTTCCTCCCTGGCAACGGCCCAGCTTTGCATCGGAGAATATGCTCAGCTTGAGCATGCCTATGACTATGACCTGAGCCTTGCACAGTATCTTGAAAAAACACGGTGCAAAACAGCCCAGCTCATGGCGACATGTCTACGTGTAGGTGCGTTGTCCGCAGACGTGCAGCCTGAAACGGCAGGCAGACTCTACCGCTTCGGCGAATCCTTGGGCATGGCTTTTCAGATTGAGGATGACATTCTGGATTTTACGGCAACTGCAGAGTCTCTCGGCAAGCCGGCAGGCAGTGATCTTAGACGGGGTCAGGTGACACTCCCTGTCTTGTATGCGCTGACTGACCCGGTCCTGGCTCCTCATATCCGTGCCATTCAAGCCGATTCCTCAGAAGAACAAATTGAGTATGTTCTGCAGGGTATCCGTTCCGGAGACGCGCTCGCACAGTCCGAGCAGATGCGCAGACACTACCTTCAAGAAGCAAAGGAAGCCGCAGAGCCGCTTCGAGGTCATCCGGCTTATGAACAGCTTGAAGTGCTGCAGCGCTATTTCGGAGGGAAAACAGCATAG
- a CDS encoding HD domain-containing phosphohydrolase — MNTESACPGAIKLYRSFLNKLLRNYLIGSLLAVLVVGSAIVLTTLDVPPDEYKRLVFILLISLVFMAAAELTVFYRHLAPIRRGLLSPDADLDELKKAYMQTHRLPLLSVYRILVPHLLGLSIPAVLLTAWMLSKGLLDFPAFYLAVAALGAALVASMHAMFDFFLSTAAIRPLLIELKMQAKKRFQVELDPEGHVFLSIRPKFLVSGMLIGMSPLLLFSLAAQIRLKSLDSAMFQNYWGWAGLILIIDIAFAYTGARLITQDIERPISKLYDAINDIKEGRMTKVQNIYSDEFSKLVAGFNMMVGALQTREEQSQAMLDSYFVTLAVALDARDPYTAGHSLRVAEYSELIGRLCGLSPEDLMVIRKSALLHDIGKIGVRDTVLLKEGRLTDEEFDQIKLHPGLGENILLQIEPKDAMAVLLPGVRSHHERYDGKGYPDGLAGEEIPLLGRIIAVADAYDAMTSDRPYRKGMASSVALLILDEGRGTQWDPVFAKVFVDHMRKQLPSIPKHGA; from the coding sequence ATGAATACCGAATCCGCCTGTCCGGGGGCAATAAAGCTTTACCGGTCGTTTCTGAACAAGTTGTTACGCAATTATCTGATTGGTTCGCTGCTGGCCGTTCTGGTTGTAGGCAGCGCAATCGTTTTGACGACACTTGACGTACCTCCGGATGAATATAAACGTCTCGTATTCATTCTACTAATTTCACTCGTCTTTATGGCTGCAGCAGAGTTAACTGTCTTTTACCGTCATCTGGCCCCCATAAGGAGAGGACTTTTGTCGCCGGATGCTGATTTGGATGAGCTGAAAAAAGCCTACATGCAGACGCACCGGCTGCCGCTGTTATCCGTTTACCGGATTCTTGTTCCGCATCTGCTGGGCCTGTCCATTCCGGCGGTACTCCTTACTGCTTGGATGTTGTCCAAAGGGCTTTTGGACTTTCCGGCATTTTATCTGGCCGTCGCGGCCTTGGGGGCAGCCCTGGTAGCCAGTATGCATGCCATGTTTGATTTTTTTCTGTCTACGGCTGCGATTCGCCCGCTGTTGATTGAATTGAAAATGCAGGCAAAGAAGAGGTTCCAGGTCGAACTGGATCCGGAAGGCCATGTGTTTTTGTCCATCCGTCCCAAGTTTCTTGTCAGCGGCATGCTGATCGGCATGTCACCGCTGCTGCTGTTCAGCCTGGCCGCGCAAATCCGTCTGAAAAGTCTGGACAGCGCCATGTTTCAGAATTATTGGGGCTGGGCAGGTCTCATTCTGATCATCGACATTGCCTTCGCGTATACGGGGGCGCGGTTAATTACGCAGGATATTGAGCGCCCTATCTCCAAGCTGTACGACGCAATAAATGATATCAAGGAAGGGCGAATGACGAAGGTCCAGAATATTTACTCGGATGAATTCTCCAAGCTCGTTGCCGGCTTCAACATGATGGTGGGCGCACTGCAGACAAGAGAAGAGCAGAGTCAGGCTATGCTGGACAGCTATTTTGTTACGCTTGCCGTGGCTTTGGATGCTCGCGATCCTTACACCGCAGGTCATTCGCTCCGTGTGGCTGAATATTCAGAGCTGATTGGCAGGCTTTGCGGTTTGTCCCCTGAGGACCTTATGGTGATCCGTAAGTCCGCACTGCTGCATGATATCGGGAAAATAGGCGTGCGTGATACCGTCTTGCTGAAAGAGGGACGGCTGACGGATGAGGAGTTTGATCAGATTAAGCTTCATCCGGGCCTCGGGGAAAATATTTTGCTTCAGATCGAACCGAAGGATGCCATGGCCGTTTTGCTGCCCGGTGTTCGCTCCCATCATGAGCGTTACGACGGCAAGGGATACCCGGACGGTCTAGCGGGTGAAGAAATACCGCTGCTTGGACGGATTATTGCTGTGGCAGATGCCTATGATGCGATGACATCCGACCGTCCTTACCGCAAGGGCATGGCATCATCTGTTGCGCTGTTAATTCTGGATGAAGGCAGGGGCACCCAGTGGGACCCGGTGTTTGCGAAGGTTTTTGTGGATCATATGAGAAAGCAGCTGCCCTCCATACCCAAGCATGGGGCATAG